gacacacagacacacagacagacacacagacagacagacacacagacacacacacagacacacagacagacacacagacacacagacagacacacagcacaccagacagacacacagacacacagacacacagacacacacacagacacagacacacagacacacagacagacacacagacacacacacagacacacagacagacagacacacagacacacacacagacacacagacacagacagacagacacacagacacacagacacacagacacacacacagacagacacacagacacacagacaccacacacagacacacagacacacacacagacacacagacacacagacacacagacacacacacagacacacagacagacacacagacacacagacacacagacagacacacagacccacacagacacacagacacacagacagcacacacacacaccagacacagacaccacagacacacagacagacacacagacacacagacagacagacacacagacacacagacagacagacacacagacagacagacagacacacagacacacagacagacacacagacacacacagacagacacacagacgccggcaaaaacagaacctctttggagttaattagaagtcacaataataataaatagagcaaagaaacaggataaaaagctaaaataagcaaataaagggcaatgtcactatttctttttGAGTTCagtgatggcgacaggaacaaagctgtttttctaACACTGTGTCTGCACCTGGGACTAAAAACCTgcatccagaggaaaggagctgaaattcacccccTACAGGATGGCAGTCATTATTAACAACTGATGAATCCATGGTATTTTCATGTAAATCAAACTCTGAACTCATGAACGTTGAACTGAAATAACTGACAGGACTGTGTGGGTCTGGTCCGGGAACCGGGTCAGGTTGTGGTCCAGATGATCCACTTTGATTCTGTCGATACTTTGCACACGTCGCCCATATTAGGAGCTTCCTTCCTCCTGGTCGGAGACAGGAAACCACTCCTCTGTTTGTCTGATAACGCCGCCTGGCATTGTGGGTAAAcagcagcccccccacccccactggtGAGCGTTGGTGAACCTGCAGCAGACGTGTGATTAGATTACCCACAATCCAACACCAGTGCCCACCTGCGACCTGCCATGTGACGGATCTTATCAGAGGAAACGTGGTCCGTCCGTTGACACTGGCACCTGGAACCTTCTGGAAACCAGTCTAATCCTGGAAGAAAGACGGAGTTCAAGAAAAAACACCGAACCCACAACTCTGTCGCAGCTGTGAAGTCGAAaagacaactttatttatagTCACTAACGTCCCCTCAGCTGGTTCAGTCTTCCTTTAGTTTAGGAACATTCAGTAGACCTGATGTTGGTTCAGACTTTGGCTTTTCATTGGTCGATGATTTCTTGGAAATGACCAGGTTTAGTTCTGGGgttttttagtattaatttacagGAAACAGTACAGACGTCTGAGGCACAAAGATACTTGTTTTGATTTCACCAACTGACAGAGTTATGGTGAAGGTGTTGGCTTTGTCTTCATCACCTTtgtcttcgttgtcgtctttAAAAGGCCTAAAAAAAGTCTTAAGGTTAACTTGTACAAACCTGTTGGAACTCTGATCCCAAACACACACTAGTCTCTTTGGTCCAcctgagctaaactgtccccatatttgtatcaatgtgttccaaacactagTGTGTACTGTTGGCTTGTCTGTTCAgtccctgctgtgctgctgagtttctttcttctggtagatgtcagtgtcagtccttccataaacaggaacagaaatttgtgttggtttgaatctagaatgctggttcctcctctatctcctgctaaattctaaactgatgtggtttcctggtgtgtccacacgtacacacacgtttgggttcaactcttcttctcttattctaacatccatccatccatcctcttgcGCTGTCCTCAGGATGAACCGTGTAGCAGCTGCTGTTTCCTCTCAGATGGTTCTTCTTCTGAACCTGCTGCTGTTTGGGTTCAAACCTTCTTCCATCCTTTGGTTTCAGTCAGAACAGTTTCCTCCTGACGTCCACCTCTGGAACATGAACCATGTGGACAGCAGGAGTGGGGCGGTCCACTCAAGGACACTGTCATGTACTGTTTGatagcagtgtttcctgtggaactgacctgttggtgtgtgtgtgtgtgtgtgtgtgtgtcggggggggggggggggggtagtactACAGTGcaacagcatttaataatttaaCAACATTTAATAATGAACATAGTGTTAATTATTGAGTCCTGATCCACTCAGTTCACAGCTTTGAACCATGACCTTCATTCTTCTTGGTttgtgacgttttttttttttttttttttcaaacatgttttttttcaaacatgtttttttttttcaaacgtttttttttccaaacatgtgttttataaacatatttttttcaaatgttttttttttcaaacatgctttttttcaaacaagttttttttcaaacacgtttttttttccaaacatgttttttttttttcaaaaatgctttttttcaaacttttttttaaaatttcaaacatgtttttttccaactatgttttttttccaaacatgttttttcaaacatatttgtttttcaaacacgttttttttttcaagcattttgttcaatcatgttttttttttcaaacttttttttttcaaacatgctTTTTTCCCAAACACTCTCCTTTCATTATTGCAGTCACTCAGTGTTTGAATAAAAATCCCTTCACATGCTGATTTTCCGATTACCTCAGACAGCTGCGGTGTCACTGTGATGGAACTGcagtgaccccccacccccaccccacccccactaaTCAGGTGTTTTCCCTCCACGTCACACCTATTTAGTTTAATTGTTTAGTATTTGCATTTAACCTTTTATTAATTGTATTAATTAACCTGAGTGACTGCTGATTACTTTTTGTGTTCACAGCTGAAGATGGTATTTAGTTTGTTTTCACTTCAAGTTCACTCATTTCCTTTTGTTCATAGTTTTCTCTTTTCCTTTGAGTCCGGTGGGCGGGGCACTGACATGGAGGCGGGGCTCTGGTATGGAGGCGGGCCCATGTGAGTTCAGACAGGTGTAGATAATCGgcctgatcagaccagaccatgcagccgggggggggggggcggggggctaaCAGGAGAAGGAAATAACTAAATGTGTCATCAggggaacatttacacatctacaCATTTTCACCACCACATGTTTACGTCCAGTAGAATGTGGTTGTCCATGCCTGACAGTTTGGAGCATGTGCAGAAGTCTACATTCTATAAGTGGTCTGATGCACTGGTGATGGTTTTATGGATTAAATGGATTAAATGGattaaatgtattaaatgtaCGGTGTGGCATTCAGGAACCACAGCAGcgaaaatatataaacaaatatccACAAATATCCACATTACATCTTTTTATTTCACCTGAACATGAATTATTTGAACTGCTTTGAATGTGGTTGTACTGGTTACACTGACAAtaaaaagattctattctattctattctattctattctattctattctattctattctatcatctCATCTTTGGTTTGTTTCTATCTGTGACTCTGAGGAACATGGGGGGGTGTCCTGTTCCGCCCCCTCCAGTCATGTCCTTCTGCTTTGGTCTGTTGGTTCTGGTCCACTCCCACAGATGACTGTAAATGTGACTGGACCCAAAACTATCCAGGGGTTCGGTCCCACTTCTTCTCATGTGACTCAACTTCCTGTGGTTCagtcacatcatcatcatcatctctgaTTCAAAGTCCagtagacaccccccccccccccccaaacttaAACTCAGCTCCTGTGGACAACAGCAGTCCAACCCAAACGTCTGTAGAACGCATGTTTaataaatgacccaaaaaacTGATGGCAGCGCCGACAGGTGGAGGCGTGGCCTATCCTGGACGAGTCACAGATTTAACATTTCCTCTAAATCTGTTCAGATCCTGGTGGTCCTACTGGTTCTCAGATCCTGGTGGTCTTCCTGGTTCAGCCTCATCAGTATTTAGTTTGGATGCATCTTTAGTTTTAAACCAACCAGGTCAAACACTGACCTGGACACATGGATGAActgaagggtcaaaggtcacggtgACCTCATGTCTGTCCATTCTTCTGAACATCAGGATGATCTTAACAGAATGTCTTCAAACTGGACAAACATTCACTTTGGCCCAaccccatttcaccccttggcccctccctgcCCATTTTGCGCATACACATGAAGGGTGTCCCTGttctcgatgagtcagaggggaggggctagaggggtgaattgggattgaacCTTAGACTGAAGGATGAGCTGAATCCAATTTAGTGACCAAAGGTCAAAAGTCAAGACTgacttaaaaaaaactaaatctaaaTCACTAAATTAAAAGTCTGTGTTTCACCTTTGAACCATTTAGATGTTTAACAACCTTGAAGCTTTTTCAcacaaattgaattttttatttaaaaaaaggcggaaaaatgtcatcatttccagAATACAGTGgtacccactggtctgataatgtagaactggaacattctgggaGGTTCTActgtcatttggggtttacaaacaaaggccaaatactgagactattagccccacccaccaaatactgagactatttgccccgcccaccaaatactgagcttattagccccacccaccatcaaCATGTTGTCATTAGtcagactttgaagacagtttgcacGTTTAGGTTTGTTTCGTCATAtgaactgaacagatttggagtATATTATTGAACTTATTTAAAGcttaaaatttctaaaatatgactttttattgcactattatcaatatattttcaaaattttacaatttaaatttcataaaagtatgacattttcataaaaatatgaggtttttttaaactctgacttcattctcataatattatggctttatttttagtctattctcgtagtgaccagtgtttctATTTTTCCGATGTGGCACTAATGTGCCACCGTAGCTCATCTGAAAGAGGAgaaacacatttttgtaaaaatgtaaaaactttatTTGTCGAACACAAACATCATTGAAAACAGTTAATGCCGTTCAGTCCAAATGTGCAGCGCTAACACAGCGACGTCAAAAGCTGGTCCGTGTTTCCAGTAATCGGATCCGTTCAGACACTTTTATTCCAGTCGTTTCacttcacttttcttttttttttaagtttctcaGTTAATTCTAATAAATAAACCGACTAATGAGCAGGAGATGATCATCAAGCACAGAGTCCAGAATCTGCAGGAACCTGGACCAAACACCAGGGACCACTTTGGACCAGTACTGGACTCCACATAAAAGGGTTCTGATCATTAGACCAGGACTGTCCCACTCATGTTAGTCCaggtccacattcagtccaatatgacccgaactggaccagaaccagtccaataagaacaatAGAAAAAGTCCAATTAGATTCTGAAAAGATTTACATcgacaaattatcctttaacaaaacgggaacctgaaatttattaagaaaaacatgTGAATTGGACCAGTATTCaggttcagtttatcatttaaacatgttcagatacagtggatctaaaacACAAACAATTAAAACAGACGGAAGATTACAATGAATACTGATTTAAACCAGACTGAGGgaacatgtgtctgtatgtgacctggatctgatctggtacggacagtctgaacagcactaatctgacccagaccactttcatatgtggtcctaaatctgacccggaccactttcatatgtggtcctaaatctgacccggacgtGACGGAGGACGTGGTCCAGCAGAACCAGCTGCACTTGGACCGGGGCCTTTGGTTCCAGGTGGTCTCGTATCTACATCCAGATGATtttactgaaacacacacacacacacagagtccacctcccttttatgaaataaattagaccaatattcagcctcggtttatcatttatacatgttcatgaaAACGTATAAATAAACACAACCAAAGGCGGTGATAAATATCTGGACTTAAAACACATTAGCAACAGGGGGACGAATAGTTCGCAGGATGGGGGGGTGGGATACCGCGACGTACCTtagtttgggggtgggggggcatacaGCGtgcttaataacaggcagaatattggtccaattccacTGGTTTATATTCGGACAGTTCAGGTTGGTCTGATTTTTGGTtcatggatagtttgtaaatgtcaacattttcatgtaattttacgtttttacacataaaacagaacaaatgtggagttatttctaggttattatgacagtatttgactggtctgacccactggaggttGAATTCAATGGCATGTCTGAGTTAAAATGATCTGAACACCTTtgattattattaatatcttaagtgtaattttggcatttcacaaattcatcccacgggtcggatAGGACCTTCTGGTGGACCGGTTCTGACCCagggaccgtatgtttgacacccctggcttagatcAACAGACCACCTTCACACTACCAGGGTCTGAAGCGCTATTGCTAGCATCACCAGGGTTTAAGTCGTGTACATGTAGAAGGTGTAACTTAGGACTGTCAGTGCATCCTGACAACCTGGACAGAACCTGGACAACCATATCCCAACAACAGTTGACGTTAGCTACACGTTAGCTACATATTAGCTAACACGACTACCTTATACGGTCATGTGACATGGTCAGGAAGGTGTCAAACAGCTCTTGCTCTctaacatgctaacattagctgttaGCTAACGGTTATCTGTAGCGGTCCGATATCCATCCGGGTATTTTCTGTCCGTGGTCTTTTCAGTCGCTGATCGACGGTGAGGCAGTGAAATGCACACAAGTGGGCGGTTCCTACATTTATGGGTTCTGTCCCAGTCTGGCGTACCCAGGCCTGTCCACTATCGATCTGCTGCAGACGTTAGCGTGGTGGTTGAGAGAGGGATGTGGAAAAggtgcatttagaaaataatgtctggaaaagttgttttggtggaacatgagGAAGTCATGACCAAACCTGAAACTCCCACGACCTCAAACGCCACATTAACATGTTAACGTTTACGTGGAATCAGGGCtcatgggttaaagggttaatttaagggttaatttaagggttaaagggttaattaaaggatgaaagggttaaagggttaattaaagggttaatttaagggttaaagggttaattaaagggTGAAAGGGtcaattaaagggttaattaaagggttaaaatgttaattaaagggttgaagggttaaagggttaattaaagggCTAAAAggttatttaaagggttaaaggattaaTTAAAGggttatttaaagggttaaagggttaattaaagggTTGAAGGGTTAATTAAAAGCTTAAAGGGTTCATTAAAGGGTTatttgaagggttaaaggtgtgtctCTGGTTGCTGACAGACCACAGTCCGTGGACCTAGTCAGACCCAGTCCATCAGGACCTCAGACATTTATCAGTATCTGTGGGTGTAAAGGTCATGAAACCCAGGTGACCAACACTCTGTCCTGTCATTGAACGCCTCATTCATGGTTGTCGTTCCTGGATCCGATGTGCCGTGGAAGTAGGCGGAGCTCAGCATTTGTCGTAGAATGAACCGTTTTTACACCCAAATAAAACCGATGATCCCATATGAAAGAACAGCAGGAGCAGAACCAGGCGGAACAAGGTGGGTCCAGGCGTTCTGGGTCACATGTCCGGACCAGAACCCCGCCCCGGACCGGCCCCTTTAGTTTGGTTGCAGAAGGTTTCGGATCTGCTTGGAGGTAGTCTCGTCGTTCAGATGTTTGGTGGTGTACCTGCAGAGGTGGAACACAGCAAGGAATGTTAAGGCCCGGCTCAGGCACTGTggctgtggtgcgttcaggggcGGTCGGACCTGAGAGCGTTTAGTAATCCCTCCACGCTGCTGGGCGGCTGCTCCTTCAGCACCCGAATGCAGCCTTTCATCTGGAGAGGAACACAAAACAAGCCCCATGTAGATGgaagaggaccaggaccagaccaggaccaggaccaggaccagaccaggacaagaccaggaccaggaccagaaatgAAACAGACAGATTCAAGATGAGACCATGAACAAACGTTAATATTAACACAGAGGAAACTACGGTGGGTCAGAGgggtcagaaaaaaaaagaacataaacatataaaataataaataaaatgaacgtaaacataaaaccatattaaaaaagagctaaactagtcctTTTAAACCGACTACCAAGAAACATggcatgttctaatgttctaaaatacaggttcctttcacattatgtgtattttttttgccacttatgggtaaggaaccaaataccgtaacttcatttaccttgattttctacataataatcgCCAAAGTACtacagtgttgttgtgttgtccAATCACACACTGTGGTTCAGATGTTGTGTGACCTctaaagggtcaaaggtcacagaggaCACTTACGTCGATGTTGGAGGTCTTCACGAAGGCGCCGGCCGGATGAACGTGGTCATACAGGATGATGACGCCCACCATGACCCGCAGGCAGAACAACACTGTGTCATCACTGGTGAAACGACTGCGGTACTCCCTgaacacacacgtgcacacacacacacacacacacacacacacacacacacacacacacacacacacactgagcccaGGCCTGTTTGTTGCATTGGTGTCTGTCAGTGATGGTGCATTCAGGGACCTGTCAGGACTCACGGTGTATCCAGCATCACTTTGCACACACTGGCCATGGTGCTCAGACAGTCTGTGGTGTTTTCAATGGGGACGTCTGGattctgaaaaacacacacacacacacacacacacacacagagtcaatGTGCAGTTGGCGCCCCCTGCTGCTCATTTATGGAACAACATCTCTTGTCTCTAATTGGCAGACTGAACCTCAAACTGAGCCTGTTTCCATCCACACTGATCCTCTGATCAATATCTGATTATTACTGATCCTGTTAACAGTCTGATCTGATCCGTTTGATCTGAtagcagcagtaatctgattacattcAATCAGATTACCACCGCTGGCTCTGTCCCAGTCCTCCTGTATCCTCATACATGGAAACAGGTTCATCTGACTGGTTTAGTCCACATCCACCTGAGCATGTGCAAAAACTATTACATCACATCATCAGGAAGTTGTATTCTACTGTCAGCAGACcgaaccaaactaaactaaactaaaccaaaccaaactaaactaaactaaactaaactaaactaaaccaaaccaaaccaaaccaaactaaactaaactaaaccaaaccaaacaaaactaaaataaactaaaccaaacaaaaccaaactaaaccaaaccaaactaaactaaactaaaccaaacaaaaccaaactaaaccaaactaaaccaaaccaaaccaaaccaaactaaactaaaccaaaccaaactaaaccaaactaaactaaactaaactaaaccaaactaaaccaaactaaactaaaccaaaccaaactaaactaaaccaaacaaaaccaaactaaactaaaccaaaccaaaccaaactaaaccaaactaaacaaaaccaaactaaactaaaccaaacaaaaccaaactaaactaaactaaactaaactaaaccaaactaaacaaaaccaaactaaactaaacaaaaccaaactaaacaaaaccaaactaaacaaaactaaactaaactaaaccaaacaaaaccaaactaaactaaactaaactaaactaaactaaactaaaccaaaccaaaccaaactaaactaaactaaactaaactaaaccaaacaaaaccaaactaaactaaactaaactaaagtaaactaaaccaaactaaactaaactaaactaaactaaaccaaaccaaaccaaaccaaaccaaaccaaaccaaactaaactaaactaaactaaactaaactaaaccaaactaaactaaactagggTGGATATTTGGTTTGATGATGATCTGAGCTTACAGTCATTATTATGGGTTCTTCTACACCAGAGGTGTcctaccctggtcctccagaccTACTCTGGAGAACCAGGGtaggacacccctggtctagaaccTCCTGTCAGTCCACCTCTGGGTCACTACAGATCCAcctcagtggtcactacagctccACCTCTGGGTCACTACAGATCCACCTCAGTGGTCATTACAGATCCAcctcagtggtcactacagctccACCTCAGTGGTCATTACAGATCCACCTCAGTGGTCACTACAGATCCAcctcagtggtcactacagctccACCTCAGTGGTCATTACAGATCCACCTCAGTGGTCACTACAGATCCAcctcagtggtcactacagctccacctcagtggtcactacagctccACCTCAGTGGTCACATGGTGTCAGGTATGAAATGAACAGGCCTTCATCTGTCTGTGATTCAAAGATGGTTAAATATGTCTGACCcaggtccggtctgggtccggtcCAGGTCCCAGTGGACTCACATCTGACACAAACTTCATGGTGGCGTCGCTGAGTGTCTTCAGCATGGGCGTGGCACTGGCGTAGAACAGAGACATGCGATTGGCCAGTTCGTTGTTCACCTCATTTACTGCAtctgcctgaaaaaaaaaacaacgaataTTCACATGTTGAATAGAACCGTCTACAGGAAACTCAACAGGACCAGGCCTTAGTGAACGTCCAAACTAACACTaactaatactaactaatactaacactaactaaTACTAACTAACTATCCctaactaacactaactaacactaactaaccctaactaacactaatactaatgaacactaacactaatactaactaatactaacactaactaatactaactaatactaatgaacactaacactaatactaactaatactaacactaactaaTACTaatgaacactaacactaactaacactaactaatgctaactaacacaaactaacactaacactaaataacaataacactaattaacactaactaacactaacactaactaaccctaactaacactaactagcactaactaacactaacactaaataACAATAGCACtaattaacactaacactaactaaccctaaccctaattaacactaacactaactaatgctaactagcactaactaacactaacactaaataacactaacactaattaacactaacactaactaacactaacaaacactaacactaactaacactaacgaacactaacactaactaatgctaactaaccctaactaacactaacactaactaactaactaacactaACTCTACCCAGGATGACAGTAGACGGACACATGGGTCAACATGGACTTTAAACacttttatctgtgtgtgtgtgtgtgtgtgtgtgtgtgtcttacagTCAGGTTGTTGATCCTCATGCGGCTGATGGTTCTGCGGTAATAACTGAAGTCATTCTGGATGGCAGGGTTAGTCATCTGAGGAGGAGACACaggaggagaactgaggaggaggaggaggaagaggaggaggaagaggaggagaaagaggaggaggagaactgaggaggaagaggaggaggaagaggaggaagaggaggaggagaaagaggaggaggagaactgaggaggaagaggaggaggaagaggaggaaaactgaggaggaggaggaggaggagaaagaggaggagaactgaggaggaggaagagaaagaggaggaggagaactgaggaggaggaagaggagaactgaggaggaagaggaggaagaggagaactgaggaggaagaggaggaagaggagaactgaggaggaggaggaagaggaggaggagcagtagTTTTCGGAGGTGCAGACCTTGAGTTCGTCGAAGCGCAGGGTGAAGTGCAGGATGTGTGCGAACTGTCGTGCCAGCGCCTGTTTGTGCTCCAGGTGTTGAGTGGGCGTGGCCCCAGAGGTGGTGAGGACGACGAGGAGACGCATCAGACTGGACTCTGAGAGCAGGAGACAAACACAGCACActgaggaccagaaccagaaccaagaccaagaccaggagacaaacacagcacactgaggaccagaaccagaaccaagaccaggagacaaacacagcacactgaggacagaaccagaaccaagaccaagaccaggagacaaacacagcacactgaggaccagaaccagaaccaagaccaagaccaggagacaaacacagcacactgaggaccagaaccagaaccaagaccaagaccaggagacaaacacagcacactgaggaccagaaccagaaccaagaccaagaccagaagacaaacacagcacactgaggacagaaccagaaccaagaccaagaccaggagacaaacacagcacactgaggaccagaaccagaaccaagaccaagaccaagaccaggagacaaacacagcacactgaggacagaaccaagaccagaaccaggaccacaatCAAGACCAGGAGACATCAACACAGCACACTGAGGACCAGAACCAAGACCCACaacaccagaaccaggaccaagaccaggagacAACTACAGcacactgaggacagaaccaagaccagaaccagaaccaggaccaagaccaggagacaaacacagcacactgaggacagaaccagaaccaagacccagaccagaaccagaaccaagacccAGAACTAATACCCCTACTAGAACAAAgacccagaccagaaccagattattgttatttattgttgcagattatttatttttatagatcatttgttttatttgtttcttcaTATCATtgactcctcctctttctttgtcCAGCTCTGTGGTTGGAGGTGCACCACATCTACACCCCGTAACCCCACCTCCTCCCACATGTTGGCAGATGCCTCCTCCAATCACAGAAGCCCATCCATGACCGAACCACCTGCTCTGTTCTCCGACAGCAGAAGACATTCTCCTCACCCAACTT
The DNA window shown above is from Sphaeramia orbicularis chromosome 17, fSphaOr1.1, whole genome shotgun sequence and carries:
- the LOC115437756 gene encoding protein FAM49B-like, translated to MGNLIKVLTRDIDNNGGNFFLDFENAQPSQSETALWEEVNQVLTEARVVLEDLQSYRGAGEEIRQAIQSPGQEGVQQKAWSAVVPLVAKLKTFYEFSQKLESSLMRLLVVLTTSGATPTQHLEHKQALARQFAHILHFTLRFDELKMTNPAIQNDFSYYRRTISRMRINNLTADAVNEVNNELANRMSLFYASATPMLKTLSDATMKFVSDNPDVPIENTTDCLSTMASVCKVMLDTPEYRSRFTSDDTVLFCLRVMVGVIILYDHVHPAGAFVKTSNIDMKGCIRVLKEQPPSSVEGLLNALRYTTKHLNDETTSKQIRNLLQPN